A region from the Elusimicrobiales bacterium genome encodes:
- the sppA gene encoding signal peptide peptidase SppA — MENENVARPAPPAPEQPRRPALWVKTSAALLALSIICALVVIMRGAPGAAKNGPGELDGEETVSALLNASKPGIGWINVRGVISESYSSSPFERGAQHLAARIKAMSERKDVKAIVVDINSPGGSVGAVQAVYDEILRARTKQKKPVVALMRDVAASGGYYIAAACDKIVAQPGTLTGSIGVIFQISNVEGLFKKIGVTMNPIKSGSHKDIGSMFRPMTTEEKQILQGVIDDAYSQFCGAVKKGRPLGDEDLKTLADGRVFTGNQALKLKLIDALGGEEEAVGLASGLAKLDKTPRIIRDADPMQRIISLLNSALGLRLPLAGLDNFSGPRLAYLWAY, encoded by the coding sequence ATGGAAAACGAAAATGTCGCACGACCGGCTCCCCCCGCCCCGGAGCAGCCCCGGCGCCCGGCGCTGTGGGTCAAAACGTCCGCAGCGCTGTTGGCACTTTCCATAATATGCGCGCTGGTGGTTATAATGCGCGGCGCGCCCGGCGCCGCCAAAAACGGGCCCGGCGAGCTGGACGGAGAAGAAACAGTATCCGCATTGCTTAACGCCTCCAAGCCGGGCATAGGGTGGATAAACGTGCGCGGCGTCATAAGCGAAAGCTATTCCTCCTCCCCCTTTGAACGCGGCGCGCAGCACCTGGCGGCGCGCATCAAGGCAATGTCGGAACGCAAAGACGTAAAAGCCATTGTCGTGGATATAAACTCTCCCGGCGGTTCGGTGGGCGCGGTGCAGGCCGTATACGACGAAATCCTCCGCGCCAGAACCAAACAGAAAAAGCCCGTCGTAGCGCTTATGCGCGACGTGGCCGCAAGCGGCGGATATTACATAGCCGCGGCCTGCGACAAGATAGTGGCCCAGCCGGGGACGCTGACCGGCTCCATAGGCGTCATATTCCAAATCAGCAACGTGGAAGGGCTTTTCAAGAAAATCGGGGTAACGATGAACCCCATAAAATCCGGCAGCCATAAGGACATAGGCTCCATGTTCCGGCCCATGACGACGGAGGAAAAGCAGATTCTCCAGGGCGTCATAGACGACGCCTACTCCCAGTTCTGCGGCGCGGTCAAAAAAGGCCGCCCCCTCGGCGACGAGGACCTAAAAACCCTGGCCGACGGGCGGGTCTTCACCGGCAACCAGGCGTTAAAACTGAAACTGATAGACGCGCTGGGCGGAGAGGAGGAGGCCGTCGGCCTCGCCTCCGGCCTGGCCAAGCTGGACAAGACCCCCCGCATCATCAGGGACGCGGACCCGATGCAGCGCATTATATCCCTGCTCAACTCGGCGCTGGGGCTGCGGCTGCCGCTGGCGGGACTGGACAATTTCTCCGGCCCGCGCCTGGCGTATCTGTGGGCGTATTAG
- the tilS gene encoding tRNA lysidine(34) synthetase TilS produces MDKFSAAVWNRLCAFFAARCLPEKGGILAAVSGGPDSVCLLHFLRGMSRRHGFGLAACHVNHGIRGAAADADEDFVRRLCLNWNIRFVCAKVSAPKAAKSRKMSLEHAARALRYRALYRAAKKEGCSLVALGHHLDDHAETIILNLLRGSNPAGLLGIPMRRPMGAKFPGVEVVRPLLCVNRAEINGYLLRHGLACRTDETNFSSEYTRNWVRNELLPLIAARQPKFGEHLLELSSKLAAMIGAKAHPENLYPEL; encoded by the coding sequence ATGGATAAATTCTCTGCCGCGGTCTGGAACAGGCTTTGCGCGTTTTTCGCCGCGCGTTGCCTGCCGGAAAAGGGGGGGATTCTGGCGGCGGTGTCCGGCGGGCCGGATTCCGTGTGCCTGCTGCATTTCCTGCGCGGGATGTCGCGCCGGCACGGGTTCGGGCTGGCGGCCTGCCACGTAAACCACGGGATACGCGGCGCGGCGGCGGATGCGGACGAAGATTTTGTCCGCCGGCTGTGCCTGAATTGGAATATACGTTTTGTCTGCGCGAAAGTCTCCGCGCCGAAGGCCGCGAAATCCCGCAAAATGAGCCTTGAACACGCCGCCCGCGCGCTGCGCTACCGCGCGCTTTACCGCGCCGCCAAAAAAGAGGGCTGCTCCCTTGTCGCGCTGGGGCATCATCTGGACGACCATGCCGAGACTATCATTCTGAATCTGCTGCGCGGTTCAAATCCGGCGGGGCTGCTGGGTATTCCGATGCGGCGGCCCATGGGCGCCAAATTTCCGGGCGTGGAGGTTGTGCGCCCGCTTCTTTGCGTCAACCGCGCGGAGATAAACGGCTATCTTTTGCGGCACGGGCTTGCCTGCCGCACCGACGAAACCAATTTTTCGTCCGAGTATACCCGCAATTGGGTCAGGAACGAACTGCTGCCGCTTATTGCCGCGCGGCAGCCGAAATTCGGCGAGCATCTGCTGGAGTTGTCTTCAAAACTGGCGGCTATGATCGGCGCAAAAGCTCATCCGGAAAACCTATATCCAGAACTTTGA
- a CDS encoding NAD(P)H-hydrate epimerase, protein MHPVTAAEMREIDTLATSRYGISADRLMENAGKAAAAEILAMSPVPVEEFSCVIICGRGNNGGDGLVAARHLLNAKAQARVFIVPPQENGYPTLALRNLKRACLAHVSAREVTDLNAVTNALAKCHIAADALLGTGSSGAPRGIFAELIAALNGCGKPVVSLDLPSGMDPDTGLHEGACVKAAATLMFGLPKTGLLKPQAAEYTGKLKVLDIGFPDELLRRS, encoded by the coding sequence ATGCACCCCGTTACCGCCGCCGAAATGCGGGAGATAGACACCCTGGCGACATCCCGTTACGGCATTTCGGCGGACAGGCTGATGGAAAACGCCGGCAAAGCCGCTGCAGCCGAAATACTGGCGATGTCCCCCGTTCCGGTTGAGGAATTTTCCTGCGTCATAATCTGCGGCAGGGGCAATAACGGCGGCGACGGGCTGGTGGCGGCGCGCCATCTGCTCAACGCGAAGGCGCAGGCCCGTGTTTTCATAGTCCCGCCGCAGGAAAACGGCTATCCGACGCTGGCGCTTAGAAACCTCAAGCGCGCCTGTCTGGCGCATGTTTCCGCGCGCGAGGTTACGGATTTAAACGCGGTTACAAACGCGCTGGCAAAATGCCATATCGCTGCGGACGCACTGCTGGGAACCGGCTCCTCCGGCGCGCCGCGCGGGATATTCGCGGAACTGATAGCCGCGCTCAACGGCTGCGGCAAGCCGGTGGTTTCTCTGGATTTGCCTTCGGGAATGGATCCCGACACCGGGCTGCATGAAGGCGCCTGCGTAAAAGCGGCGGCCACATTGATGTTCGGACTCCCCAAAACCGGACTGCTGAAACCGCAGGCCGCGGAATACACCGGCAAACTCAAAGTTCTGGATATAGGTTTTCCGGATGAGCTTTTGCGCCGATCATAG
- the ahcY gene encoding adenosylhomocysteinase — MTTTAERTIMNDYKVKDLSLAEWGRKEISIAEKEMPGLMSIRHKYAKARPLAGARVMGSLHMTVQTAVLIETLKALGAQVRWASCNIFSTQDHAAAAIAKAGVPVFAWKGETLAEYWLCTERALAFPGGKGPNLVVDDGGDATMMLHRGYEAEKNPAVLDAPAGGPDEAELNKCLKAILKETPRRWHEAVADWKGVSEETTTGVHRLYQMAERKELLVPAINVNDSVTKSKFDNLYGCRESLADGIKRATGVMVAGKVCVICGYGDVGKGCAKAMRGLGARVVITEADPICALQAAMEGYQVARVEDTLGYGDIYVTATGNRDVITVEHMLHMKDQAIVCNIGHFDNEIQVAGLGGTKGVKITNIKPQVDKYSLPGGRDIYILAEGRLVNLGCANGHPSFVMSNSFSNQTLAQLDLWSKPRKPGVYRLPKALDEEVARLHLDKIGVRLTTLTKEQADYIGVPVSGPFKPEHYRY, encoded by the coding sequence ATGACGACAACGGCGGAAAGGACCATTATGAACGATTACAAAGTGAAGGATCTCTCCCTTGCCGAATGGGGGCGCAAAGAAATCTCCATCGCGGAAAAGGAAATGCCGGGACTGATGTCTATACGGCACAAATACGCAAAGGCCAGGCCGCTGGCGGGCGCGCGCGTCATGGGCTCGCTGCACATGACGGTGCAGACGGCGGTGCTCATAGAGACATTGAAGGCGCTTGGCGCCCAGGTGCGCTGGGCAAGCTGCAATATCTTTTCCACGCAGGACCATGCGGCGGCGGCCATAGCCAAGGCCGGGGTGCCGGTTTTCGCCTGGAAGGGCGAAACGTTGGCCGAATACTGGCTGTGCACGGAGCGCGCGCTGGCTTTTCCCGGCGGCAAGGGCCCCAATCTGGTGGTTGACGACGGCGGCGACGCCACCATGATGCTGCACCGCGGATACGAGGCGGAGAAAAACCCCGCCGTCCTGGACGCCCCCGCCGGCGGCCCCGATGAGGCGGAACTTAACAAATGCTTAAAGGCCATTCTGAAGGAAACGCCCCGCCGCTGGCATGAGGCGGTCGCGGACTGGAAAGGCGTCTCCGAAGAGACCACCACCGGTGTCCACCGGCTTTACCAGATGGCCGAAAGAAAGGAACTGCTGGTTCCCGCCATCAATGTCAACGATTCGGTTACCAAGTCCAAGTTTGACAATCTCTACGGCTGCCGCGAATCGCTGGCGGACGGAATCAAGCGCGCCACCGGCGTGATGGTGGCGGGCAAGGTCTGCGTCATCTGCGGCTATGGCGACGTGGGCAAGGGCTGCGCCAAGGCCATGCGCGGGCTGGGCGCGCGGGTTGTGATAACGGAGGCGGACCCCATTTGCGCGCTTCAGGCCGCGATGGAGGGCTACCAGGTCGCGCGGGTGGAGGACACCCTCGGTTACGGCGATATTTACGTGACCGCCACCGGCAACCGCGACGTGATCACCGTCGAGCATATGCTGCACATGAAAGACCAGGCCATCGTCTGCAACATCGGCCACTTTGACAACGAGATACAGGTCGCCGGGCTGGGCGGGACCAAGGGCGTGAAAATCACCAACATCAAGCCGCAGGTTGACAAGTATTCGCTGCCCGGCGGGCGGGATATTTATATCCTGGCCGAGGGGCGGCTTGTAAATCTGGGCTGCGCCAACGGGCATCCGTCCTTTGTGATGAGCAACTCTTTCTCCAACCAGACTCTGGCGCAGCTGGACCTGTGGAGCAAGCCGCGCAAACCCGGCGTCTACCGCCTGCCCAAGGCACTGGACGAGGAAGTGGCCCGGCTGCATCTGGACAAGATAGGCGTCAGGCTCACCACGCTCACCAAGGAGCAGGCCGATTACATAGGCGTTCCCGTAAGTGGCCCGTTCAAGCCGGAGCATTACAGGTATTGA
- the pyrE gene encoding orotate phosphoribosyltransferase: protein MNQERGLEIFSGSGALLSGHFLLSSGLHSDRYMQCALVLQNPAAASELCAALAEKLRPLKPDFVIGPAMGGILVAYELARHLGVRALFAERENGVMSLRRGFSIKPGETCVITEDVVTTGKSTKEALEVVSARGGRLVAVAALVDRSGGKADFGVPLETALKVDIAAWQPQDCPLCAKNIPLVKPGSRAK from the coding sequence ATGAATCAGGAACGCGGGCTTGAAATTTTTTCCGGAAGCGGGGCCTTGCTTTCGGGCCATTTTCTGCTTTCCAGCGGGCTGCACAGCGACCGGTACATGCAATGCGCCCTGGTGCTGCAAAACCCGGCGGCGGCTTCGGAGCTTTGCGCCGCGCTGGCGGAAAAGCTGCGCCCGCTCAAGCCGGATTTCGTCATAGGGCCGGCGATGGGCGGAATACTGGTCGCCTACGAACTGGCGCGGCATCTCGGCGTGCGCGCGCTTTTTGCCGAGAGGGAAAACGGCGTCATGTCGCTGCGGCGCGGCTTTTCCATAAAGCCGGGCGAAACCTGCGTCATCACCGAGGATGTGGTAACCACCGGCAAGTCAACCAAAGAGGCGCTTGAGGTGGTCTCCGCCAGGGGCGGGCGGCTGGTTGCGGTGGCCGCGCTGGTGGACCGCTCCGGCGGGAAGGCGGATTTCGGAGTTCCGCTGGAAACCGCGCTGAAGGTGGACATCGCGGCATGGCAGCCGCAGGACTGCCCGCTCTGCGCGAAAAACATCCCGCTTGTAAAGCCCGGTTCCCGCGCGAAATAG
- a CDS encoding class I SAM-dependent methyltransferase has protein sequence MNPQQQQPAGSFELRESWTSTLAVFAVPFMVAYGMVAYSFLLRGLPLPARLALAVLLGIFCGNFLLAKRKAEHIFRHVAEARFLGCGITVSGSLWNPFSVPVITIHAEGSTPQEAGALANVVAISGPDYTVSPRRNSSMANIAFLITFYGLAMRMIGAAQRPSLMAITLGVALALFLTVTADNFLALQEFKFAGAETAYLGRGAHDYQVWNFLLLEHARRRYEDPETFKSETRRILVERCGLNRDSAVLEPGAGGGFLWKHLPEELRPGWIELEKNLCAHTYAVRHGFGTRFINTDAKSTPFPPDSFDAIVGLECFDAFSTNDFNIFLKEALRVLKPGGLAVHLKDFPDYPGELIAARMNLFAKSVIGKTPVTYKTRAIKDAYLKFTPLKAGEIAALKEKAGDILPQFTAAAKTLADIYAAGPKSNPRFAMPMYLSIMIMKRAFADSGFEIVEEGDCKPYLAYLIARKPKQPAPSPQEQQA, from the coding sequence ATGAATCCTCAGCAGCAACAGCCGGCAGGCAGCTTTGAACTCAGGGAGAGTTGGACTTCAACTTTGGCCGTTTTCGCCGTGCCATTTATGGTGGCTTACGGAATGGTGGCGTATTCGTTCCTGCTGCGCGGCCTGCCGCTCCCCGCGCGGCTGGCGCTGGCCGTGCTGCTGGGTATTTTTTGCGGAAACTTCCTTCTGGCAAAGCGCAAAGCGGAACACATCTTCAGGCACGTTGCGGAAGCCCGTTTTCTGGGCTGCGGCATAACGGTTTCCGGCAGCTTGTGGAATCCGTTCTCCGTGCCGGTCATAACAATACATGCCGAAGGCTCCACTCCGCAGGAGGCCGGGGCGCTGGCCAATGTAGTCGCCATAAGCGGGCCGGACTATACCGTCTCCCCCAGAAGAAACAGTTCCATGGCCAACATCGCTTTCCTGATAACTTTTTACGGACTGGCAATGCGCATGATCGGCGCCGCACAGCGTCCCTCGCTGATGGCTATCACGCTGGGAGTTGCGCTGGCGCTTTTTCTGACCGTAACCGCCGACAATTTCCTGGCGCTGCAGGAGTTCAAATTCGCAGGCGCGGAAACGGCTTATCTGGGCAGAGGCGCGCACGATTATCAGGTTTGGAATTTTCTTTTGCTGGAGCATGCCCGGCGCAGATACGAGGACCCGGAAACTTTCAAAAGCGAAACGCGCCGCATCCTGGTGGAAAGATGCGGCCTCAACCGCGATTCCGCCGTGCTGGAGCCCGGCGCCGGAGGAGGCTTTCTCTGGAAACATCTGCCGGAGGAACTGCGCCCCGGCTGGATTGAACTGGAAAAAAACCTTTGCGCGCACACCTACGCGGTAAGGCACGGCTTCGGCACCAGATTCATCAACACCGACGCCAAAAGCACGCCGTTCCCGCCGGATTCCTTTGACGCCATAGTCGGGCTGGAATGCTTTGACGCATTCTCCACCAACGATTTCAATATTTTTCTGAAAGAGGCGCTGCGCGTATTAAAGCCAGGCGGACTGGCCGTGCACCTCAAGGATTTCCCGGATTACCCGGGCGAGCTGATAGCCGCCAGAATGAATCTGTTCGCCAAAAGCGTCATCGGCAAGACGCCGGTAACCTATAAAACCCGCGCCATAAAGGACGCCTACCTGAAATTCACGCCGCTGAAAGCAGGCGAAATCGCGGCCCTTAAGGAAAAAGCCGGAGATATCCTGCCGCAGTTTACAGCCGCGGCAAAAACTCTGGCGGACATATACGCCGCCGGCCCCAAGTCAAACCCGCGCTTTGCGATGCCGATGTATCTTTCAATAATGATAATGAAACGCGCATTCGCGGACAGTGGTTTTGAAATAGTGGAGGAAGGCGACTGCAAGCCTTACCTTGCCTATCTGATAGCCAGAAAACCCAAACAACCCGCCCCCTCCCCGCAGGAGCAGCAGGCATAA
- the pyrF gene encoding orotidine-5'-phosphate decarboxylase, translated as MKPQDKLIVALDYSDEKPALELARRLEGKAGAFKVGSQLFTARGPHVVEKLRAMGFEVFLDMKYHDIPNTVAGAAAAAAELGVFMMTMHASGGAEMMLRAREAVEKAAPGRTPLLIAITALTSMNAGAWESIGMAGDVKTAVIRLARLAQASGMDGAVSSPEETAALRAALGADFRLITPGIRPAGSAAQDQKRIASPAAAVAAGADYLVVGRPVTQAADPAKACDEILAEIGGAL; from the coding sequence ATGAAACCGCAGGATAAACTTATAGTGGCTCTTGACTACTCCGACGAAAAACCCGCGCTGGAACTGGCGCGCCGGCTTGAGGGGAAGGCGGGGGCATTCAAGGTCGGCAGCCAGCTTTTCACCGCGCGCGGGCCGCATGTGGTGGAAAAATTGCGCGCAATGGGTTTTGAAGTGTTTCTGGACATGAAATACCACGATATTCCCAACACCGTCGCCGGCGCGGCAGCCGCCGCCGCGGAGCTGGGCGTTTTCATGATGACCATGCACGCCAGCGGCGGCGCGGAGATGATGCTGCGCGCGCGCGAGGCGGTTGAAAAAGCCGCGCCCGGAAGGACGCCGCTTTTAATAGCCATTACCGCGCTTACCAGCATGAACGCGGGGGCATGGGAATCCATCGGCATGGCAGGGGACGTAAAAACGGCGGTTATCCGGCTGGCGCGGCTGGCCCAGGCGTCCGGGATGGACGGGGCGGTTTCCTCGCCCGAGGAGACCGCTGCGCTGCGCGCCGCGCTGGGGGCGGATTTCAGGCTTATAACCCCCGGCATACGCCCGGCGGGCAGCGCGGCGCAGGACCAGAAAAGAATCGCCTCGCCTGCGGCGGCGGTGGCGGCGGGGGCGGATTATCTGGTGGTGGGCAGGCCGGTTACCCAGGCGGCGGACCCGGCGAAAGCCTGCGATGAAATTCTGGCTGAAATAGGAGGAGCGTTATGA